A window of the Radiobacillus deserti genome harbors these coding sequences:
- a CDS encoding acetylornithine transaminase: protein MLSLTDNAWKEALIPTYNRFPIRLSKGKGTSVWDQDGEHYLDFTSGIATCNLGHVNEFVKQRVESQLSELWHCSNLFEIPSQEQLAQKLVDTTFGNQVFFCNSGAEANEAAIKLARSYAQTVKQSNAFEIVTFTSSFHGRTMATLSATAQEKIQKGFSPLVSGFRHLPYNDLTALEQIVSEQTCAVLLELVQGEGGVIPADVEWVKALEAICKEHGILLMIDEVQTGIGRTGSLFAYEQYGIRPDVVSVAKGLGNGIPIGAIIATNEAAKGFRPGAHGSTFGGNPVATTAGLSTLTYIEEQAVLQQVKVKSDYIFSELKQLQKERNIIKDVRGKGLLIGIELEGNAIDTVLALQRQHILTLIAGQHVLRVLPPLTVSTEEIDQFIFCLKSVV, encoded by the coding sequence ATGTTGAGTCTAACAGATAATGCCTGGAAAGAGGCTTTAATACCGACGTATAATCGATTTCCGATCCGACTGTCAAAAGGGAAAGGTACTTCGGTCTGGGATCAAGATGGGGAACACTATTTAGATTTCACTTCAGGAATCGCAACTTGTAACCTAGGGCACGTGAACGAATTCGTCAAACAGCGAGTGGAAAGTCAGCTTTCTGAATTGTGGCATTGTTCCAACCTCTTTGAGATACCTTCACAGGAACAGTTAGCGCAAAAACTAGTAGATACTACATTCGGTAATCAAGTTTTCTTTTGTAATAGTGGAGCAGAAGCTAATGAAGCGGCCATAAAACTGGCTAGAAGCTACGCGCAAACGGTCAAACAATCAAATGCATTCGAAATTGTTACGTTCACGAGCTCCTTTCACGGGAGAACAATGGCTACTCTTTCTGCAACCGCTCAAGAGAAAATCCAAAAAGGATTTTCTCCGCTTGTTTCAGGTTTTCGTCATCTTCCTTACAACGACCTTACTGCTTTAGAGCAGATTGTGTCGGAACAAACTTGTGCCGTTCTGTTGGAGCTTGTGCAAGGAGAAGGTGGAGTTATACCAGCAGATGTTGAGTGGGTGAAAGCGTTAGAGGCAATTTGTAAAGAGCACGGTATTCTTCTCATGATAGATGAAGTACAGACTGGGATTGGGAGAACGGGAAGTTTATTTGCTTATGAACAATATGGAATACGTCCAGACGTTGTAAGTGTCGCGAAAGGATTAGGAAATGGAATTCCGATAGGGGCCATTATTGCTACAAATGAAGCGGCAAAGGGGTTTCGGCCAGGTGCACATGGTAGTACGTTTGGTGGGAATCCTGTCGCCACAACGGCGGGGTTATCAACATTAACTTATATAGAAGAACAGGCGGTTTTACAACAAGTCAAAGTAAAAAGCGACTATATTTTTAGCGAATTAAAACAACTACAAAAGGAACGAAACATCATTAAAGATGTTCGTGGCAAGGGGTTACTAATAGGTATTGAGTTAGAAGGTAACGCGATAGATACAGTGTTAGCCTTGCAAAGGCAACACATTCTCACATTAATAGCGGGGCAGCATGTACTAAGAGTGTTACCTCCACTAACAGTCTCGACAGAGGAAATCGACCAATTTATATTCTGCTTAAAAAGTGTGGTATGA
- the argB gene encoding acetylglutamate kinase: MSYVVIKCGGSIVDSLPDSFYENLVAIQKEGAWKPVIVHGGGPSITNLLDQIDIPTQFVQGLRVTTNQVLEVVEMALSGSVNKQMVQQIAKAGGKAFGWSGVDGGFLKAKPASNVKALGFVGEIHEVETSYVEQLTNLGLIPVISPISMDVNGQKYNINADVAAASIAQALQARLCFISNISGIYNKNQNIVHEATREEIQDMISEKVIIGGMIPKVLSAIDALEKGVPEVAIVNGLEPNNLQQFLEGKAIGTRLYLGKEGMEYVESNR; this comes from the coding sequence ATGAGCTATGTTGTTATTAAATGTGGTGGTAGTATTGTAGATTCACTTCCAGATTCTTTCTACGAAAACCTTGTAGCTATTCAAAAAGAAGGGGCATGGAAACCGGTGATTGTACATGGAGGAGGACCATCCATCACCAATCTTCTGGACCAAATAGACATTCCAACACAGTTTGTTCAAGGACTTCGTGTTACGACTAATCAAGTGTTGGAAGTTGTTGAAATGGCATTGAGTGGTTCTGTAAATAAACAAATGGTTCAACAAATTGCAAAGGCAGGAGGTAAAGCGTTCGGGTGGAGCGGCGTAGATGGTGGTTTTTTAAAAGCAAAACCAGCATCAAATGTGAAAGCTCTAGGATTTGTAGGAGAAATTCATGAAGTTGAAACATCCTATGTGGAACAACTAACGAATCTAGGTTTAATCCCGGTAATCTCGCCAATTTCGATGGACGTGAATGGTCAAAAATACAATATTAATGCAGACGTGGCTGCTGCATCTATTGCACAGGCTTTACAGGCTCGCCTTTGTTTTATTAGTAATATATCCGGTATTTATAATAAGAACCAAAACATCGTCCATGAAGCTACTCGTGAAGAAATACAGGACATGATAAGTGAGAAAGTAATCATTGGCGGAATGATTCCAAAAGTACTTTCAGCGATAGACGCCTTGGAGAAAGGGGTTCCGGAAGTTGCGATTGTGAACGGACTTGAACCGAACAACTTACAGCAATTTTTAGAAGGCAAGGCAATTGGAACACGGCTTTACTTGGGAAAAGAAGGGATGGAGTATGTTGAGTCTAACAGATAA
- the argJ gene encoding bifunctional ornithine acetyltransferase/N-acetylglutamate synthase, translating into MAQSTVKQKIQWIENGGITSPKGFQAGGLHCGLRKQKLDLGWVYSDVPGNAAGVYTTNLFQAAPLKVTQDSLNQEQKLQGIVINSAIANACTGEQGLLDAYEMRKVFSEKIGIPQHYAAVASTGLIGEMLPMDKIKGGIAEIGEPEHDGADKFETAILTTDTKEKAVAVKVWIDEKEITIGGAAKGSGMIHPNMATMLSFVTTDAQVEANALSTALKRITNKSFNMITVDGDTSTNDMVLVLANGKAENSILSEEHPEWETFYEGLATVCELLAKEIARDGEGATKLITVKVTGAVSDEAASAISKAIISSNLVKTAIHGSDANWGRIITAIGYSGQPLDPNKVGVSLGTIPVVENGLPVTFSEDEAKEYLLQDEVVLCVTFQDGVGEATAWGCDLSYDYVKINASYRT; encoded by the coding sequence ATGGCGCAATCAACGGTAAAACAAAAAATTCAATGGATAGAAAATGGGGGTATAACGTCGCCGAAAGGTTTCCAAGCTGGTGGACTACATTGTGGCTTACGTAAACAAAAATTGGATCTAGGATGGGTTTACTCGGATGTTCCAGGGAATGCGGCAGGGGTTTACACAACTAATTTGTTCCAGGCTGCTCCATTGAAAGTCACGCAGGATAGTTTAAACCAGGAACAGAAGCTTCAGGGCATTGTAATTAATTCCGCAATTGCAAATGCGTGTACAGGAGAGCAAGGCTTATTAGATGCATATGAAATGAGAAAAGTCTTTTCAGAAAAGATTGGTATCCCACAGCATTATGCGGCGGTAGCATCAACAGGCTTAATCGGAGAAATGCTTCCGATGGATAAAATAAAAGGCGGAATAGCAGAAATTGGAGAACCCGAACATGATGGGGCGGATAAATTTGAGACGGCAATCTTAACAACGGACACGAAGGAAAAGGCGGTAGCGGTTAAAGTTTGGATTGACGAGAAAGAGATAACGATCGGTGGTGCTGCAAAAGGGTCTGGTATGATTCATCCGAATATGGCAACCATGCTAAGCTTTGTTACAACAGATGCACAGGTTGAGGCTAATGCCTTGTCGACGGCATTGAAGCGAATCACGAATAAAAGCTTTAACATGATTACCGTAGACGGAGATACGAGTACGAATGATATGGTGCTCGTACTAGCGAATGGAAAAGCAGAGAATTCTATTCTTTCAGAGGAGCACCCAGAATGGGAAACCTTTTATGAGGGTTTAGCGACAGTTTGTGAGCTTTTAGCAAAAGAGATTGCTAGAGATGGAGAAGGAGCTACAAAGCTCATTACCGTTAAAGTTACCGGTGCCGTCTCAGATGAAGCAGCTTCTGCTATCAGTAAAGCTATCATCTCTTCAAACCTCGTAAAAACGGCCATACACGGTTCCGATGCAAATTGGGGAAGAATTATTACAGCCATTGGCTATAGTGGGCAGCCACTTGATCCAAATAAAGTAGGCGTCTCTTTAGGAACAATCCCAGTCGTTGAAAACGGGCTTCCTGTAACATTTAGTGAAGATGAGGCAAAAGAGTACTTATTGCAGGATGAGGTTGTTTTATGCGTTACCTTCCAGGATGGGGTTGGAGAAGCGACCGCATGGGGCTGTGACCTCTCTTATGATTACGTCAAAATTAATGCTTCCTACCGAACGTGA
- the argC gene encoding N-acetyl-gamma-glutamyl-phosphate reductase: MKVAIVGGTGYGAVELMRFINNHPYATLELVIAHSQTGKKVSDVYPHMQDVWEIQMDELNVGELQKNVDLVFFATPPGVSKEIAPSLMDQGVTCIDLSGDFRLERPDVYETWYETTAADPSYLRKATYGLSEIYKEEIQNASYIANPGCYPTASLLGILPLIQQKWVDPATIIIDAKSGVSGAGRSTSLMTHFAEMNDNLKAYKLGKHKHIPEIEQILQKESGQLLNVTFSTHLIPMTRGIMATIYSDLTVQKSTEDIINMYEAFYEHAPFVRIRANGNYPATKEVYGSNYCDIGILSDERTRKVTVISVIDNLVKGAAGQAIQNMNLLNNWDEKTGLDVLPVYP; this comes from the coding sequence GTGAAAGTAGCGATTGTTGGAGGAACGGGGTATGGAGCAGTCGAATTAATGAGGTTTATAAATAACCATCCATATGCAACCTTAGAACTTGTGATTGCTCATTCCCAGACGGGTAAGAAGGTTTCTGACGTGTATCCCCATATGCAGGATGTATGGGAGATACAAATGGATGAATTAAATGTAGGTGAGCTCCAGAAAAATGTTGACCTTGTTTTCTTTGCCACCCCGCCAGGTGTAAGTAAAGAGATTGCTCCAAGCCTAATGGATCAAGGGGTGACCTGTATAGATTTATCAGGGGATTTTCGATTGGAACGCCCTGATGTCTACGAAACGTGGTATGAAACGACTGCAGCAGACCCCTCCTATTTGCGTAAAGCAACATACGGTTTAAGTGAGATATATAAAGAGGAAATTCAAAACGCGAGCTACATCGCTAACCCTGGCTGTTATCCAACTGCTAGTTTGCTAGGTATTCTTCCACTAATTCAACAGAAATGGGTTGATCCTGCTACGATTATCATTGACGCAAAATCAGGAGTGTCCGGAGCTGGGAGAAGTACTTCCTTAATGACTCACTTTGCTGAGATGAATGATAACTTAAAAGCTTATAAACTTGGGAAGCATAAACATATTCCAGAGATTGAACAGATACTACAAAAGGAAAGCGGTCAGCTACTAAATGTCACCTTTTCAACTCATTTAATTCCTATGACAAGGGGAATTATGGCAACCATTTATAGTGATTTGACCGTCCAAAAGTCCACGGAGGACATTATTAACATGTATGAAGCTTTTTATGAACATGCACCCTTCGTAAGAATTAGGGCAAACGGTAATTATCCAGCAACGAAAGAAGTGTATGGGAGCAACTATTGTGATATTGGCATACTATCTGATGAGCGCACAAGAAAGGTTACGGTCATTTCAGTGATTGACAACCTCGTAAAAGGCGCTGCTGGTCAAGCGATTCAAAATATGAATCTATTAAACAATTGGGATGAAAAAACAGGACTGGACGTATTGCCAGTCTATCCATAA
- a CDS encoding fumarylacetoacetate hydrolase family protein, translating to MGVLFQDNIYDLNEVYRQYLESNHSSDVNSAEYLLPSNPTKFFALGHNALENSQTAYSYLQKATVHDATFEREDVIFGPPVLNPSKIICVGKNYKEHVAEMKSEIPEYPVLFAKFSNALIGPEDFIQKSEKTNQLDYEVELAVVIGKEASEVTKEEALDYVAGYTIGNDVSARDLQKRTPQWLQGKTLDKSTPIGPWIVTKDEIPDPSQLEIKSYVNGEERQSSNTKHLIFDIPFLIEFISGLITLQPGDIILTGTPDGVGFAMDPPRFLQDGDTVTLKIEEIGILENQVKA from the coding sequence ATGGGAGTACTTTTTCAAGATAATATCTATGATTTGAATGAAGTGTATAGGCAATATTTAGAAAGTAACCATTCATCGGATGTCAATTCCGCAGAATACCTGTTACCATCTAATCCAACGAAGTTTTTTGCGTTAGGTCATAATGCATTAGAAAATAGCCAAACGGCGTATTCTTATTTGCAAAAAGCAACGGTGCATGATGCAACCTTCGAACGGGAGGATGTTATTTTTGGTCCACCAGTTTTGAATCCATCTAAAATTATTTGTGTAGGCAAAAATTATAAAGAGCATGTTGCGGAAATGAAAAGTGAAATCCCGGAGTATCCAGTGCTTTTTGCTAAATTCTCCAATGCTTTAATTGGTCCAGAGGACTTTATTCAAAAATCGGAGAAAACGAACCAATTAGACTATGAAGTAGAGCTAGCTGTTGTCATTGGAAAGGAAGCTTCAGAAGTAACCAAAGAAGAAGCGCTCGATTATGTAGCGGGTTATACCATTGGAAATGATGTGTCTGCAAGAGACCTTCAAAAGCGTACACCACAATGGTTACAAGGTAAAACATTAGATAAGAGTACACCGATTGGTCCGTGGATTGTAACAAAGGATGAAATCCCAGACCCCTCCCAGCTTGAGATAAAATCATATGTAAACGGAGAAGAAAGACAGTCTTCTAATACGAAGCATTTAATTTTTGATATTCCGTTTTTAATTGAGTTTATTTCAGGACTAATCACCCTCCAGCCTGGAGACATAATCTTAACGGGAACACCAGATGGAGTTGGATTTGCTATGGATCCGCCAAGGTTTCTACAAGATGGGGATACTGTAACTTTAAAGATTGAAGAAATTGGGATTCTAGAAAACCAAGTCAAAGCATAA
- a CDS encoding aminoimidazole riboside kinase: MKKGVVSLGEALIDFIPKDAKNLEYIKSPGGAPANVAVGLAKLGVPTTFIGKVGDDVLGHFLKETLAAYGVHTDQMVFSMENKTGLVFVTLDKSGDRSFDFFVDPRADELLEVHELDERQLVQNKILHIGSISLIADPIKTATERAIQLAKQEGVLVSFDPNLRLALWDSPEQAKKTIINMLPYADIVKVSEEELEFLTSENELDKGIQALKSYDIPILFVTRGSQGSVVAVQDSISRVEAMKVNAVDTTGAGDAFVSGILYCMHEYEESLHSISIEKAVEMTRFASVSGGLAASVKGAMTALPDLETVKSYL; the protein is encoded by the coding sequence ATGAAAAAGGGTGTTGTGAGTTTAGGAGAAGCGTTGATCGACTTTATTCCGAAAGATGCTAAGAATCTTGAGTATATAAAAAGTCCAGGCGGCGCTCCGGCAAATGTAGCGGTAGGATTGGCAAAACTAGGTGTGCCAACGACTTTTATAGGAAAAGTAGGGGATGATGTCCTCGGTCACTTCTTGAAAGAAACGCTGGCTGCATATGGGGTCCATACCGACCAAATGGTGTTCTCTATGGAAAACAAGACGGGTCTCGTTTTTGTTACACTTGATAAATCTGGTGATCGGAGCTTTGATTTTTTCGTGGACCCAAGAGCGGACGAGCTATTAGAGGTTCATGAATTAGACGAAAGACAACTCGTACAAAACAAAATCCTGCATATTGGTTCCATCTCCCTTATTGCAGATCCGATTAAAACAGCAACAGAACGGGCCATTCAACTGGCCAAACAAGAAGGGGTTCTCGTTTCCTTTGATCCGAACCTCCGATTGGCTTTATGGGATTCTCCAGAACAAGCTAAGAAAACAATCATTAATATGCTTCCCTACGCAGATATCGTGAAAGTATCAGAGGAAGAGCTCGAGTTTCTGACGAGTGAAAATGAGCTGGATAAAGGAATTCAAGCCCTCAAATCATATGATATTCCAATACTATTCGTTACACGCGGCTCTCAAGGAAGTGTTGTTGCGGTTCAAGACAGTATCTCCAGAGTGGAAGCTATGAAAGTGAACGCGGTGGACACCACGGGTGCAGGGGATGCTTTTGTGTCTGGTATTCTTTATTGCATGCATGAGTATGAAGAATCTCTCCATTCTATATCCATAGAAAAGGCGGTGGAGATGACGCGGTTTGCTAGTGTGTCTGGTGGACTTGCTGCTTCTGTAAAAGGAGCAATGACCGCATTGCCAGATTTAGAGACTGTAAAATCATATTTATGA
- a CDS encoding amino acid ABC transporter ATP-binding protein — protein MISVQHLKKSFGSLEVLKDISVEIKSQEVIVVIGPSGSGKSTFLRCLNLIESITEGHVSIDGVDITGVKVDINAIRTEVGMVFQQFNLFPHKTVLENITLAMITVRKWTKKEAENKALELLRKVGLEEKAYAYPDSLSGGQKQRVAIARALGMEPKVMLFDEPTSALDPEMVGEVLEVMKQLAKEGMTMVVVTHEMGFAREVGDRVLFMDEGFIVEENVPSELFSNPQNERTKTFLSKVL, from the coding sequence ATGATTTCTGTACAGCATTTGAAAAAATCATTTGGTTCTTTAGAAGTATTAAAAGATATTAGTGTAGAAATAAAGTCACAAGAAGTGATAGTTGTTATCGGTCCATCAGGGTCGGGTAAGTCTACCTTTTTACGGTGCTTAAACTTGATCGAATCTATAACCGAAGGCCATGTGAGTATCGATGGTGTCGATATTACAGGTGTAAAGGTAGATATAAATGCAATCCGTACGGAAGTAGGCATGGTGTTCCAACAATTTAATTTATTTCCACACAAAACGGTTTTGGAAAATATTACGTTAGCCATGATTACAGTACGCAAGTGGACAAAAAAAGAAGCGGAGAACAAGGCGTTAGAGCTTTTACGTAAGGTTGGATTAGAGGAGAAGGCATATGCATATCCCGATTCCTTATCCGGAGGACAGAAGCAACGGGTAGCGATTGCGCGTGCGTTAGGAATGGAGCCGAAGGTTATGTTGTTTGATGAACCGACATCCGCACTAGACCCTGAGATGGTTGGGGAAGTATTAGAGGTCATGAAGCAGCTAGCAAAAGAAGGGATGACGATGGTTGTAGTCACACACGAGATGGGATTTGCGAGAGAAGTAGGAGATCGCGTTCTCTTTATGGATGAAGGATTTATCGTAGAAGAAAATGTCCCGTCAGAACTATTCAGTAATCCCCAAAACGAAAGAACCAAAACCTTCCTCAGCAAAGTATTGTGA
- a CDS encoding amino acid ABC transporter permease — protein MDFRWDIIVEYLPFLMEGMFVTIWTSILGTLIGCFIGLFIGIGKMAKLWIVRLPFVCYINFFRGTPLLVQLFLFHFAVLPAFGDFEATTSLVTTLALNAAAYIAEIFRAGIQSIDRGQSEAAHSLGMNKVQVMRYVVLPQAFKRMIPPLGNEFIVLLKDSSLGAIIAVPELLYWGRAATGEYYRVWEPYLSVALIYLVLTLLLTYLLNFMEKRFATE, from the coding sequence ATGGATTTTCGGTGGGATATTATTGTAGAGTATCTTCCATTCCTGATGGAAGGAATGTTTGTTACGATTTGGACATCTATATTGGGTACGTTGATTGGATGTTTCATTGGCTTGTTTATAGGGATTGGAAAAATGGCTAAGTTGTGGATTGTACGCTTACCTTTTGTTTGTTATATAAACTTCTTTCGTGGAACACCATTGCTTGTACAGTTATTTTTATTTCACTTTGCTGTATTGCCGGCATTCGGTGACTTTGAGGCAACTACTTCATTAGTGACAACGTTAGCGTTAAATGCAGCAGCGTATATTGCAGAGATTTTTCGGGCGGGAATTCAGTCCATTGATCGTGGTCAGTCGGAAGCAGCGCATTCACTTGGGATGAACAAAGTACAAGTCATGCGTTATGTGGTTTTACCGCAAGCGTTTAAACGTATGATTCCACCGTTAGGGAATGAATTTATTGTGTTGCTAAAAGATTCTTCCCTTGGTGCTATCATTGCCGTTCCTGAGCTTCTTTACTGGGGACGTGCTGCTACGGGAGAGTATTATCGTGTATGGGAACCCTATTTAAGTGTGGCACTCATTTATTTAGTATTAACACTGTTACTTACGTATTTACTAAACTTCATGGAAAAGAGGTTTGCAACAGAATGA
- a CDS encoding basic amino acid ABC transporter substrate-binding protein translates to MKNKTKLFIGFILFACVLTLAACGTTDSKTSGAAGETEEKPVLKVGTDAAFAPFEYMEKGEIVGFDVDLLAAVMEEAGYEYELENVGWDPLFASLQAKDLDIGVSGITINDERKQTFDFSVPYFESTHMIVFNEGGNIQSAEDLKEITIGVQNGTTGQTAAEKIVGKNADNMLKYETTAVAFMALANGDVEAVVTDNVVANEYVKNNPDANVESITDKENFDAEYYGFMFPKDSKLKAELDKALTTIIENGTYQDIYQKWFGAEADTEALLEAAAE, encoded by the coding sequence ATGAAAAACAAGACGAAATTATTTATAGGTTTTATTCTTTTTGCTTGTGTACTTACACTTGCTGCTTGTGGAACAACAGACTCTAAAACTTCCGGGGCAGCAGGAGAAACAGAAGAAAAACCAGTACTGAAAGTGGGAACAGATGCAGCATTTGCTCCTTTTGAATATATGGAAAAAGGAGAAATTGTAGGATTTGATGTCGATTTACTAGCCGCTGTCATGGAAGAGGCGGGTTATGAATACGAGTTGGAAAATGTAGGGTGGGATCCTTTATTTGCTTCCCTTCAAGCGAAAGATCTAGATATAGGGGTTTCTGGTATTACAATTAACGACGAGCGTAAGCAAACGTTTGACTTCTCTGTACCATATTTTGAATCGACACATATGATTGTGTTCAATGAAGGTGGCAATATCCAGAGCGCTGAAGATCTCAAAGAAATTACCATTGGAGTTCAAAACGGGACAACTGGTCAAACTGCCGCTGAGAAAATCGTAGGGAAAAATGCAGATAACATGCTGAAATATGAAACGACTGCGGTAGCATTTATGGCATTGGCTAATGGAGATGTAGAAGCAGTAGTGACGGATAACGTAGTAGCTAATGAATACGTGAAAAACAACCCAGATGCTAATGTGGAATCTATTACGGATAAAGAGAATTTTGATGCAGAATACTATGGCTTCATGTTCCCGAAAGACAGTAAACTAAAAGCAGAGCTAGATAAAGCTCTAACAACCATTATTGAAAATGGAACCTATCAGGATATTTATCAAAAATGGTTTGGAGCAGAGGCAGATACAGAAGCGTTATTAGAAGCCGCAGCTGAATAA
- a CDS encoding BglG family transcription antiterminator encodes MSEKEIENVLEDEVYQLTITVLDAIEERLHLGIRHDTELIMGLGLHLKPAINRYRYGMNIRNPMLEDIKVKYQVAFEAGIIAGMALEKHVGAKIDENEIGYLALHIGAAMERRKLESGPKRCLIVCASGMGSAQLLNYKIQAKFGSQIKVLGTTEFYKLNNVDFSEVDFVISSIPIRETLPVPVIEVNTILGEGDLQRIEGFIQDTETNVTQYIKEGLVFLQKPLQTKQEVIEYLVNQVMEKGLAGEGFLEAVLQREEMAPTAFGNSVAIPHPISPLTSQTFLAFCTLDKPITWGDKKVQFVCLLSVEKESNENFQNMYDMLGNIVDNEEIVQRLLKAKTYTEFLRTLL; translated from the coding sequence ATGAGTGAAAAAGAAATAGAGAATGTATTAGAGGATGAAGTCTATCAATTAACAATCACAGTACTGGATGCGATTGAGGAACGATTACACCTAGGTATTCGCCATGATACAGAGCTTATTATGGGCCTTGGGTTACATTTAAAGCCAGCGATTAATCGGTATCGATACGGAATGAATATACGAAATCCGATGCTTGAAGATATTAAAGTGAAATACCAAGTAGCCTTTGAAGCAGGAATTATTGCTGGAATGGCTTTAGAGAAACATGTCGGAGCAAAAATAGATGAAAATGAAATTGGTTACCTTGCTCTCCATATTGGGGCTGCAATGGAAAGAAGAAAGCTAGAGAGTGGACCAAAACGATGCCTAATTGTTTGTGCATCTGGTATGGGTAGTGCGCAATTATTAAATTATAAGATACAAGCGAAATTCGGTTCCCAAATTAAGGTCTTAGGAACAACAGAATTTTATAAGTTAAACAACGTAGATTTTAGCGAAGTAGATTTTGTTATTAGCTCGATTCCGATTCGCGAAACTTTACCGGTTCCAGTCATTGAGGTGAACACGATCTTAGGAGAAGGAGATCTTCAAAGGATTGAAGGGTTTATCCAAGACACAGAAACGAATGTGACGCAATATATTAAAGAAGGACTTGTCTTTCTGCAAAAACCTCTGCAAACGAAGCAAGAGGTGATAGAGTATTTAGTAAATCAAGTTATGGAGAAAGGATTGGCGGGGGAAGGGTTTTTAGAGGCTGTTCTCCAGAGAGAAGAGATGGCACCGACAGCTTTCGGAAATAGTGTTGCGATACCGCATCCAATAAGTCCATTAACGTCACAAACCTTCTTAGCGTTTTGTACATTAGACAAACCGATTACTTGGGGAGATAAGAAGGTTCAGTTTGTTTGTTTATTAAGTGTCGAAAAAGAAAGTAACGAGAACTTTCAAAATATGTACGACATGCTAGGGAACATTGTGGATAACGAAGAGATTGTTCAGCGTTTATTAAAAGCGAAAACCTATACAGAGTTTCTCCGAACATTACTATAA
- a CDS encoding PRD domain-containing protein, which yields MSSDLSSLAGEKELSEIWNIIIEQIEENDITLSDIAINNLFVHIAIAYKRITSGYHVQLYKTDLKEINYSKGIYCSEKDCTTS from the coding sequence ATGTCATCCGATCTTTCTTCATTAGCTGGAGAAAAAGAACTGTCTGAAATATGGAATATCATCATTGAACAGATTGAAGAAAATGACATAACCTTATCTGATATTGCGATTAATAATTTGTTCGTTCACATAGCTATTGCATATAAACGGATTACATCTGGATACCATGTTCAGTTATATAAGACAGACCTAAAAGAAATTAATTACTCAAAAGGAATATATTGTAGCGAAAAAGATTGTACGACAAGCTGA
- a CDS encoding BglG family transcription antiterminator: MNSRLTTILQELMASDTIVTSDHLARKVEVTSRTIRDDLKQLDHLLSSYGASIRSIRGKGYELEVENEHQFRKFLQETFQEKHDTESFQPNLPEERVKYLIKRLLLAEDYLKLDDLSDEIHISKSTIQNDLKSVKEILSEYGITLEKRPNYGLKIKGSEVKLRFCMSEIYF, encoded by the coding sequence ATGAATTCACGTTTAACGACGATTTTGCAGGAGCTTATGGCGTCGGATACCATTGTAACTAGTGACCATCTTGCTAGAAAAGTAGAGGTCACATCCCGGACGATTCGCGATGACTTAAAACAGTTAGACCATCTGCTTTCTTCCTATGGAGCAAGTATTAGATCCATTAGAGGAAAGGGGTATGAGTTAGAAGTAGAAAATGAACACCAATTCCGAAAGTTTCTCCAAGAAACCTTTCAGGAAAAACATGATACGGAGTCTTTTCAGCCCAACTTACCAGAAGAGCGAGTTAAATATCTGATTAAACGGCTGCTCTTGGCCGAAGATTATTTAAAGCTAGATGATTTGTCGGACGAAATTCATATCAGTAAGTCCACGATTCAAAATGATTTAAAAAGTGTAAAAGAAATTCTGAGTGAGTATGGCATTACATTAGAGAAACGTCCTAACTACGGTTTAAAAATTAAAGGTAGCGAAGTAAAGCTTCGTTTTTGTATGTCTGAAATATATTTTTGA